In Balearica regulorum gibbericeps isolate bBalReg1 chromosome 2, bBalReg1.pri, whole genome shotgun sequence, one DNA window encodes the following:
- the ZHX1 gene encoding zinc fingers and homeoboxes protein 1, which translates to MASKRKSTTPCMVLANEQDPDLEMVSDLEEGPPVLAPADNPTAESVTSDEDVHECVDSDNQKNTNKVEGGYECKYCTFQTPDLNMFTFHVDSEHPNVVLNSSYVCIECNFLTKRYDALSEHNLKYHPGEENFKLTMVKRNNQTIFEQTVNDLTFDGSFVREENAEQADSSEVPSSGISISKTPIMKMMKNKTETKRIAVFHNVVDDIPGEEKGTENEPNSEEVVENPPPAVSESKASHSVVCSAADVASAVVTPAPVLQPGVAQVITAVTAPQNSNLIPKVLIPVNSIPAYNTALDNNPLLLNTYNKFPYPTMSEITVLSTQAKYTEEQIKIWFSAQRLKHGVSWTPEEVEEARRKQFNGTVHTVPQTITVIPAHISATSNGLPSILQTCQIVGQPGLVLTQVAGANTLPVTAPIALTVAGVPNQTQLQKSQIQTAQPVAETKQVAAVPAPQPIKNESTLMNPDSFGIRAKKTKEQLAELKVSYLKNQFPQDSEIVRLMKITGLTKGEIKKWFSDTRYNQRNSKNNHGIHLNSDACTTIVIDSSDEMNESPTGVAPQSKSSWSTFPDFTPQKFKEKTAEQLQVLQASFLNNPVLTDEEMNRLRAQTKLTRREIDAWFTERRKSNVLKEEGADLNESNAGSSKEEAGETSVGDGAAGGKSGCSTSSKIGKKSPEQLHMLKSSFVRTQWPSPQEYNKLAEETGLPRSEIVSWFGDTRYAWKNGGLKWYYYYQSASANSLNGQGFARKRGRGRPKGRGRGRPRGRPRGSKRLNCWDRGMSVIKFKTGTAILKDYYMKHKFLNEQDLDELVAKSHMGYEQVREWFAERQRRLELGIELFDENEEEDEMLEDQEDEEETDDSDTWEPPRHVKRKLSKSD; encoded by the coding sequence ATGGCAAGTAAACGAAAATCAACAACACCGTGCATGGTCTTAGCCAACGAGCAGGATCCAGATCTAGAAATGGTATCAGACTTGGAGGAAGGACCACCTGTACTTGCGCCAGCAGATAACCCTACAGCAGAGAGCGTAACAAGCGATGAGGATGTTCACGAGTGTGTGGATTCAGAcaatcagaaaaatacaaataaagtaGAAGGTGGTTACGAGTGTAAATACTGTACTTTTCAAACTCCAGATCTCAATATGTTTACTTTTCATGTGGATTCAGAACATCCCAACGTAGTATTAAATTCATCCTACGTTTGCATAGAATGCAATTTCCTTACCAAAAGATACGATGCGCTCTCAGAACATAATTTGAAGTACCACCCTGGAGAGGAGAATTTTAAATTGACCATGGTGAAACGTAATAATCAGACAATCTTTGAACAAACAGTAAACGATCTCACTTTTGATGGGAGTTTTGTTAGAGAAGAAAACGCTGAACAGGCTGACTCTTCGGAGGTCCCCTCATCAGGGATCTCAATTAGCAAAACTCCTAttatgaaaatgatgaaaaacaaaactgagactAAACGTATTGCTGTTTTCCACAATGTAGTTGATGACATTCCTGGTGAAGAAAAGGGAACTGAAAATGAGCCAAACTCTGAAGAAGTAGTAGAAAACCCACCACCGGCAGTTTCAGAGTCAAAAGCGAGCCATTCAGTTGTTTGCAGCGCAGCAGATGTGGCTAGTGCAGTAGTGACTCCAGCACCAGTTCTTCAGCCTGGGGTGGCACAGGTCATAACAGCTGTTACAGCTCCACAGAACTCAAACCTGATTCCAAAAGTCCTAATACCTGTAAATAGCATTCCAGCCTATAATACTGCTTTGGATAACAATCCTCTTTTGCTTAACACCTACAACAAATTCCCATATCCAACCATGTCGGAAATCACTGTTCTTTCCACTCAAGCTAAGTACACAGAGGAACAGATTAAAATATGGTTTTCTGCCCAGCGTCTGAAACATGGTGTGAGCTGGACACCGGAAGAAGTGGAAGAAGCAAGGAGGAAACAATTTAATGGTACAGTGCATACTGTGCCACAGACAATTACTGTTATTCCAGCACACATTTCCGCCACTAGCAATGGTTTACCTTCAATTTTACAGACATGCCAAATAGTCGGTCAGCCAGGACTTGTTCTTACTCAAGTTGCAGGTGCGAATACCTTACCAGTAACAGCCCCAATAGCGTTGACTGTAGCGGGAGtcccaaaccaaacacagttACAGAAGAGTCAGATTCAGACTGCTCAGCCTGTTGCAGAAACCAAACAAGTAGCTGCGGTTCCAGCCCCTCAGCCTATCAAAAATGAATCCACACTGATGAATCCTGACTCCTTCGGCATCCGAGCGAAAAAAACTAAGGAACAACTAGCAGAATTGAAAGTCAGCTAccttaaaaatcagtttcctcAAGATTCAGAAATTGTTAGACTTATGAAAATAACAGGCCTGACTAAAGGAGAGATCAAAAAGTGGTTCAGCGATACACGTTACAATCAGAGAAACTCAAAGAATAACCATGGGATTCATCTCAACAGTGATGCATGTACCACCATTGTTATTGATTCAAGTGATGAAATGAACGAGTCCCCGACAGGAGTTGCTCCACAGAGCAAGTCATCATGGAGCACTTTTCCTGATTTCACTCCacagaaattcaaagagaaaactgcTGAACAACTGCAAGTCCTCCAAGCAAGTTTTCTTAATAACCCTGTCCTTACTGACGAAGAGATGAATAGGTTAAGAGCCCAAACCAAACTGACTAGGAGAGAGATTGATGCCTGGtttacagaaagaaggaaatcaaATGTCTTAAAGGAAGAGGGAGCTGACTTGAATGAGAGCAATGCTGGCAGCTCAAAAGAAGAGGCTGGAGAAACATCTGTGGGAgatggagcagcaggaggaaaatcaGGGTGTTCCACTTCAAGCAAAATAGGCAAAAAATCACCAGAGCAGTTGCACATgcttaaaagttcctttgtCCGTACTCAGTGGCCATCTCCACAAGAATACAACAAGCTGGCAGAAGAAACTGGGCTCCCAAGATCAGAAATTGTGAGCTGGTTTGGTGATACTCGCTATGCCTGGAAAAATGGTGGATTGAAATGGTATTATTATTACCAGAGCGCCAGTGCAAACAGTCTGAATGGCCAAGGCTTTgcaaggaagagagggagaggaagaccaaaagggagggggagagggaggccTCGGGGGAGGCCTCGGGGAAGCAAGAGGTTAAATTGCTGGGACAGAGGCATGTCTGTCATAAAATTCAAAACTGGAACAGCAATCCTGAAGGACTACTATATGAAGCACAAATTCCTTAATGAGCAAGACCTCGATGAACTGGTAGCCAAATCTCACATGGGATATGAGCAGGTCAGAGAGTGGTTtgcagaaaggcaaagaagaTTAGAACTTGGAATAGAACTGTTTGATGAGAACGAGGAGGAAGACGAAATGCTGGAGGATcaggaagatgaggaagaaacGGATGATAGTGATACTTGGGAACCCCCTCGACATGTTAAGCGTAAACTTTCAAAATCAGATTGA